cgggcgaccggacgctgaggtccagcgtccggtcaacacgactggagcgtccggtcggcccgatttttgcccagtgaaggggtaacggctagtttagcccttggggctataaatagaagtggccttcggccatggctggtgtggagcaccttgggggactttgtgttcatgcttgagagtgcttatgagccctccatctcacacatacttgatagcgatcatccgattgtgtgagtgagcgattctagtgcgattgcatcgtgaggttgcatcgagtggcactaggtgatcgagttacaagccggtggtgcttgttactcttggaggttgccacctcctagacggcttggtggtggtctccgtcgaagcgcgcaagaagcttgtgcggcgctccggagaagtgcttgtgaggggcattgtgctcgccccgcgggagccgcgaagagcaactctagtaaagcgtgtcattgagctaccctcactcaaggggtaggttcttacggcgcccgacgtgcgggcttagcgggtgatgctaattagccgccgaaccaccaagtaagcggtcgacacaacggggactagcgtgttggcaaacacgtgaacctcgggagaaaaatcatcgtgtcaaccttattcttcccgttggtttgcatccccgttacacaagcttgcaattacttttatacatattaagcttgtgtagttgctcttgtaattagatagcttgtgtagcttgctaattaccttcttgcttgtgtagcatagaagtagctcccttgcgtggctaatttggttttagtaaccttgttagtcacattgcttagtttatgtagctaagtttttgcgctctctaattaggcattggttgccttgttattgagcattgctagtgagcttagttagctttgtgcttttgcttactagcatgtgtaggagctcccttgttgcttaaagtactagtggcataggtttgtgtaaccttgctcctaaaattggttaggtgagctctagctagcctagcacctttgttgcttgattagtatctttggaaggtgctagagaacatagatagaggggtgtagtcttagctagaccgatagttataattccgcacttgtttcggttagccgacgcgattaattttagaaaagactattcacccccctctagtccgccatctcgacccttcaacatgCAAATATATATTTTCCTCACAGTAGATATTGCAAGACTGAAATTTAATTTATTTTAGCCATCCACGCTCTACATTCAATGACACTAAGAAGAGATCATTACATCCttgcaaaaagaagaagagaatatCACATTATACCCATGGTCTTGAACACGAGTTATAATATTCCCCAATCTGTTCAGTCGATTGAGGTGCGGGATCGTCCTTATCGAGAATACAAGGTTGTTATTATAGGAATCATAAATAAAATTTACCTGAGTAGAAGCAAGCATTATCACTTTATTTCCCTCACTAAATATAGGAAATTTTGAGAGGCAACTAGTTTGCAGTCTTACTTGTCGGCTCTTCACATTGGCACTTCATTGCCATCGGTGCAGTCCCTTACAATCCTGCTCAATATAGAACCACAGATGAAATGACTTCTGACTATGCTGCAAGAAAACcataaaagggcgtacccagtgcagagagctcccgctctgtgcggggtctggggaagggtgttagtggcaagccttaccctcgcatgtgcaatgtgaggagaccgcgactcgaacccgagaccttccggtcacaagcagtaagactctaccgcttgcaccaggcccgcccttcatgctGCAAGAAAACCATGAGCATGAAAAAACCTTATATTTAAACTTCCTCTGTGTGCCATATGTCCAATGAGAAAATTATGTTCTAGAGAAGCACAAACATAAAAACTACATCCTTACTTGCATTGTATTACACCAGATCTCAGTAACCATCAAGTCATTATATGACAAGTTTCTGAAAAAACATAAGCATACAATGAGTGCAAACTAAACTAGAATTACCTCAAGGAGACAAAACAGTAATGGAAGAAAGTTGTCACAGATAGGCTCCCACTCACAGGTGCAGGAGGCTTTCAAGGTGACCCACAGATTTGGGGGTTCTGCCATAAAAGGGGTTCCTAAAGAGATTAAGTTGAGCTTTGCTAATTTGCCAATCTCTGTTGGGATTGCCCATTTACATGTTGTTCAGCAGACTGTAACAGGGAAACTAATTGTTAGACGTAAACAAACACTAGCACTGACAAGGCTATCCATGAGAATACTCACACATCCCCAATTAGCTTAGGCTTCCTATAGCTGAGGAGAGCATGCCCAGATGATTCTGGGTTGAATCTTTTCCCTACCAAACAAAATTACAAAAGGTATAGGCGTGGAAATGTAGAGTTTGCCATTTAGTTAACAAATAATCAGCTGACATGAATTCACAATCTGGGAACCAATATATAAAAAGTACCAAACCTACACAGCAAACTTGAAATTTTTAAAGTCCAGATAGTTTACTAGTATTGATGAAATCTATGCAGCAATTGACAGGAGGGAGAAGAAATTTACCTGCACATATCTCAAAATCTTCCGCGACATTGCAGTTCATACAGAGAAATGGCCAAGTTGCAATAGCCTAACCGTAATCTAGCAAAATCTTACTGAAATCTGCAAAACAACAATTCCAATCAAAAAACATTCGAAAAGAAGTAAGCTACAGTTCTATGAAAGGATTCACATAACTGAAGCACCTTTTCTGAGTTCATAGTCTGTGACACTACGAACCTTCAGTACAAGCAAGGCAAGGTAACTTGTTAGGAAGCAGGTTGGTCGAGGAACAGCTCGACACAATCTAATCCTTCGCTGTTCTCGGGCTCTACGAAACTAAGAGCGTATTTATGATCCGTCATGTCCCAAAATAGAAGATCCAAAACCTCATAGGTAGCTCCTTTTCCATGGTGCAATATCTGTTCCGACGTAAAAACATAAATACGATTCTTGATGCAGAGCCAGCTGCATGACTGAACCTTCTTTGCTCTTCGATTTTCCATTGACCTCCACACTCCAGCCATTTTTTCCCACTTACATCTGGCACCATATATTTGAGCCAAAACAATATATGGCAGTGACAATCGAGATTTCTGCATCACCATCTTTTCAGCAACTAGCTCTGCCATGCCAATGTTCCCATGGACTATACAGGCCTCCAGAATATTAGAGAAAGTAGCAGCACTAGACTTTGGCAACTTGTTCTCTACATAATTCACTGCCTCTTTGAACATCCCAGCACGACATAACATGTCGACCACGCAAGTATAGTGCTCTAGGCTAGGCATAATATGGTACCTATCTTTAAACAGGGTAATTATATCCATTCCTTTAGTTACCAAACCTTCTAAACCATATGCAGATAAGGCTCCAAAAAGAGTGATTCTATCAGGTTCGATACCACACTTGAGCATCCTTTTAAATATTACAAGGGCTTCCTTAGCTCTTCCATTTTGCAATAGGCCAAGCAGCATTGTATTCCATAACACCAAATCCTTGGAGCCAACTGTGCTGAAGATTTTTCTGGCATGCTTTGTTAACCCCAATTTACAGTACATGTCAGTGAGGGCTGTGGAAACAATTACATCATTCTGAAACCCAAGCTTGCAAACCAGGCAATGGATTTGAGTGCCCTGCTCCATTAAACCAAAGCATGAACTCCATCTCAGCACACTCGCAAAACTGAACTCATTTGGAATAATACCATTTCGCATAGACACCGCAAAGAGGCTGAGGGCTTCTTCCATTAGGCCACTCCTAGCATAGCCCGATATCAGTGCATTGCAAGGCTCTGAGGCCCATGTTGGCATTTCTCTGAAGAGCTGAACAGCATCAGACAGTCTGTCAGACACGCAAAGGAAGTCAATAACAGCACTAGAAACGATGGAGTTTGTAAGGACACTCGTCTTAATGCAGAGTGCCAACATCTGGTCACCCTTGGCAAAATCCTTCCCATCTGAGCAAACACTGAGCACGATGGACACAGTGAAGCCATCAACTGAAAAGCCTTTGCTCCTCATGGACCGGAAACACCTAAAGACAGTACTGCTGAGAGCCTGATCCTTGTAAACGGACATGACAGAGTTCCAGGATGTGACATCTGGTTGTTCCATGCAAGAGAAGACACGCGCTGCATAATCCAAGAGCCCAACCCGGCCATACATATCAATAAGTGCATTGCCTACAATGGCATCACGGCGTGCCAGGCCGTGGCGGACAGCAGCAGCGTGAAGCTGTTGGCCGCGGCGGACAGAGCCAACCACCGAcgatactatggagaaggtgaagGCGGTTGGCCTGACGCCACGCTCCCTCATGCAGTACAAGACACGGAACGCCTCGTCCGGAAGCGCACCGGCGATGTAGCCGGAGAGCAGGGCGTTGTAGGTGACCGCGTCCCTGTGAGACATCCCGTCGAACAGCACGCGCGCGTCCTCCAGGAGGCCGGAGCTGAGGAGCGCCGACAGGAGGATGTTGTGGGAGAACACGTTgggcttggcggcggcggcgcgtaggAGCGCGACGGCGGACGGTGCGGCGCCGAGGCGGGAGTACGCGGCGCCGAGGCAGTTGGCGAGGTAGGGGGAGCGGAAGAAGGCGTGAGAGCAGCGGAGGAGGCGGGCGTGCAGCGCTGCCGCTGCGACGCGGGAAGTGCAGCGggcgaggagcgcggcggcgacgCTAGGAGTGAAGAGTGGAGCGTCGGACGAGGACGACGGGGATGTTGAGAGCATCGGCGGCGCGGTTCGCCGCTCGGCGGCTTACGCTTACGCCATGGAGGCACGCGCATGGCTCCTGCGTTGGCTGCTATGCTTGCTTGAATGCATCTTGTGTTTGTCCACAATCCGGGGGCGGGTCGGCCCAGTGGATCATCCAACGGGCCCATAGAAACAATCCCCTCTTGGCCCATCCATAAAACGGCGCAAGGTGATGGAAAAGGAAAACTAATGCGGCGGCGTCCTCCGACGAGGAGCGGTGGAGCGGATCGGAGCAGCAGAAGCTCCGTGCAGCCGGCAAACGCGAATGGACCGCCGCCGCTCGTCGTTCTTCCCGCTGATTTCTCTGGCCTCCGCACACACGAGAGCGCGGAAGAAAGTACATCCTCTGTTAGCTGTTACTTCACTACACATATATTTCCCTTGCATAGTTCCGTGTTTGTGTTTCGGAAGTGCTCAGTTTTTATGGACAAAGTTAACGCATGGCACGCATATATTACCTCGAAAATATATAGAAATATAGTATTAAATCAACATGTACATCTTATTTTAATgaagtttcttttttttctcacaaAGGATCGTACACTGAAAATGCA
The nucleotide sequence above comes from Miscanthus floridulus cultivar M001 chromosome 18, ASM1932011v1, whole genome shotgun sequence. Encoded proteins:
- the LOC136522267 gene encoding pentatricopeptide repeat-containing protein At1g43980, mitochondrial-like, with the protein product MLSTSPSSSSDAPLFTPSVAAALLARCTSRVAAAALHARLLRCSHAFFRSPYLANCLGAAYSRLGAAPSAVALLRAAAAKPNVFSHNILLSALLSSGLLEDARVLFDGMSHRDAVTYNALLSGYIAGALPDEAFRVLYCMRERGVRPTAFTFSIVSSVVGSVRRGQQLHAAAVRHGLARRDAIVGNALIDMYGRVGLLDYAARVFSCMEQPDVTSWNSVMSVYKDQALSSTVFRCFRSMRSKGFSVDGFTVSIVLSVCSDGKDFAKGDQMLALCIKTSVLTNSIVSSAVIDFLCVSDRLSDAVQLFREMPTWASEPCNALISGYARSGLMEEALSLFAVSMRNGIIPNEFSFASVLRWSSCFGLMEQGTQIHCLVCKLGFQNDVIVSTALTDMYCKLGLTKHARKIFSTVGSKDLVLWNTMLLGLLQNGRAKEALVIFKRMLKCGIEPDRITLFGALSAYGLEGLVTKGMDIITLFKDRYHIMPSLEHYTCVVDMLCRAGMFKEAVNYVENKLPKSSAATFSNILEACIVHGNIGMAELVAEKMVMQKSRLSLPYIVLAQIYGARCKWEKMAGVWRSMENRRAKKVQSCSWLCIKNRIYVFTSEQILHHGKGATYEVLDLLFWDMTDHKYALSFVEPENSEGLDCVELFLDQPAS